A genomic region of Gemmata massiliana contains the following coding sequences:
- a CDS encoding helix-turn-helix domain-containing protein: MTPVPPATLDGLDALPGEQFRQVLELLAALAESASPKSETSKYLTVRDAAAYCRVAVQTIYNNRRYIARMPGVRKLLFTREALDTWLATRRKSRRKQK, encoded by the coding sequence ATGACTCCCGTGCCTCCTGCAACTCTGGACGGCCTTGATGCCCTCCCCGGCGAACAATTCCGGCAGGTTCTGGAGCTACTCGCCGCCCTCGCCGAAAGTGCTTCACCAAAGTCCGAAACTTCCAAGTACCTGACGGTCCGAGACGCTGCGGCGTACTGCCGTGTCGCGGTGCAGACGATCTACAACAACCGACGGTACATCGCGCGCATGCCCGGGGTACGAAAGTTGTTGTTCACGCGCGAAGCTCTGGACACCTGGCTGGCAACTCGTCGCAAATCTCGCCGCAAGCAGAAGTGA
- a CDS encoding tyrosine-type recombinase/integrase, producing the protein MARTAKFSFLLSDQKTRVGYSLKWRDRIVCVQFPHPTVAGKYIELSTGCTTETDAHTEAAKLVLRHYAPTLPIDGTKSTWDEAIDHLKGTPDLRPDSIRGYLTAVRAVRAVINVLGPSDITEELAHRFKREFLKGTFARGKASDAAQYARTPTSCTTYLRSLRSLWQRHWKAAGFVRFNPWLEVPYPNQPKGKRVRLPEEGSVSALLQWLATRYPHWELPALFVQTKLVAGCRTLDLCKAKSADLDGEQLTLSAAVTKTRTARRIPLPADLARKLHQIKGPIWLWERYVADVPVHRPVKTGNPTEYDPSTWRWTVQNLFREFNEKRATKEKVRPHDLRARAITLVASATQSIDATAEALGVDPQTARHYLDASKAFNGSELMKRFASVLLPQNPTPESRE; encoded by the coding sequence ATGGCACGGACCGCAAAGTTCAGCTTCCTGCTTTCCGATCAAAAGACCCGAGTGGGTTACTCATTGAAGTGGAGGGACAGGATCGTCTGCGTGCAGTTTCCGCATCCGACGGTCGCGGGGAAGTACATCGAACTTTCGACTGGTTGCACTACCGAAACGGATGCCCATACCGAAGCGGCTAAACTGGTCCTTCGACACTACGCACCCACGCTCCCGATCGACGGCACGAAGTCCACTTGGGACGAGGCCATCGACCACTTGAAGGGAACACCCGACCTACGGCCGGACAGCATCCGGGGATATCTCACTGCGGTCCGAGCCGTTCGTGCCGTCATCAATGTGTTAGGGCCGAGCGACATCACCGAAGAACTCGCACACCGGTTCAAACGCGAGTTTCTGAAGGGCACGTTCGCCCGCGGCAAGGCGAGCGACGCGGCGCAGTACGCGAGGACGCCGACCAGTTGCACGACGTATCTCCGCTCGCTCCGGTCCCTTTGGCAGCGCCACTGGAAGGCGGCCGGGTTCGTTCGTTTCAATCCCTGGCTCGAAGTGCCTTACCCCAACCAGCCGAAGGGCAAGCGGGTCAGGTTGCCGGAGGAGGGCTCCGTCTCGGCGTTACTCCAGTGGCTGGCAACGCGCTATCCGCACTGGGAACTGCCGGCGCTGTTCGTTCAGACCAAACTCGTTGCCGGTTGCCGCACGCTCGACCTGTGTAAGGCGAAGTCCGCGGACCTCGATGGGGAGCAACTCACTTTGTCCGCCGCGGTGACCAAAACGCGTACGGCCCGGCGCATTCCGCTGCCCGCCGACCTCGCCCGGAAACTTCATCAGATCAAAGGTCCGATTTGGCTATGGGAGCGGTACGTTGCCGACGTGCCAGTTCACCGCCCGGTGAAAACTGGAAACCCGACCGAATACGACCCGTCAACCTGGCGGTGGACGGTGCAGAATCTGTTCCGGGAGTTCAACGAGAAGCGGGCTACGAAGGAGAAGGTTCGCCCTCACGATTTGAGGGCTCGGGCGATTACGCTCGTGGCGTCCGCGACACAGAGCATCGACGCAACCGCGGAAGCCCTCGGTGTCGATCCGCAGACCGCCAGACATTACCTGGACGCGAGCAAAGCGTTCAACGGGTCTGAGTTGATGAAGAGGTTCGCGAGCGTCCTTCTCCCCCAGAACCCGACTCCAGAATCCCGAGAGTAA